From the Camelus bactrianus isolate YW-2024 breed Bactrian camel chromosome 4, ASM4877302v1, whole genome shotgun sequence genome, the window TTTTTCTGtagttttgaaagaaattttctgtAGGAGTATATTTTGTCTTTATAATCAGAACAAGATAATTTTACTTACAAGCAGAAAATTTTTAACATGATTAAATGTGTTTCCTTTGCAGGTAAACTACAGAAATAACTACTCTTGgcaagtgggaaaaaaatttaagtatggATTTGCCTGGTTCAAAAATGGAATGTTTTTCTTAATGCACATGCATTtgataattaggaaaaaaaagcaccttacatattatttttaaatacactcacattttggaaaatgtggagaaagcCATAATGATGGCAGTGTATGCCATTCAAAGttcaatttatttccttttatcatCCAGATTTTAGCTTACAGTCTGGCTTATTTGAAAAGTATTTGACAATGTCTGTACATATGTGTATGCATAATACTTCTAGTATTAACAAAAGTCATCTCTGGCATGTGGAATCATTGATAATTTacactttttgttcatttttgttttcctgtacTTACTATAATAGACAAGAATTATTTTTAGATCAGAAAAGCTAATAGAAGTTAACTTTTGAACTTatcaaaaactaaaacaagaaataaaatgttaacagaaTGCTGTGTGCTTgcaatttttatcctttttaaaatatttttccagtcTGAATTTTCTGTAAAAAACTACCAGCTTATAAAAGAAAAACCTCTTTCCATTTAATTCAAAGTCACCTAAAATTTCCATGCCTGTAAGGAAGGAATTCTAGATTTAATTAGTAGTATTAGCATAGCCATCAGCCAACTGTTTTATGATTACTATGAGACCTGTAGCTACAGAAAATTATAGAGTAAAAAGATGAGAGCTGGGACGTGTGAGGCTGGAGGTAGCAGGCATAGGTGGAGTAGTTAACTTACCAGGTTAAACGATAATTTGTTAACTACAAAGCAACATGGTTAAACATAATAAAGGGCAGAAGTCTTTTTTCAACACGGGAAAGAGAAAAGCTTGTACAGAAGCAGAGCATCTCAGCACATCAGAATTAGCATCAAAAAGTAATATATCAAAAaccatgtaaaaaataaaaagaaccatAGCAAATTTATACCCAAAAGgtcaaaatacaaaaagacagACAAGTTTGACCTAAAAAAATAACTGGCTCTGCCTTTGTAAACCTctaagactgagaaaaaaaataaatacaagcgAATGCcagttaaattatatttattatataaagagATTCTATTACTTGATATGAAAAAAAAGGGCAACTCCAATATGTATTACAAGGGCAAATGACATGAACATTTGATCAAAGAGGAAACAGAACTactcaaaaaatacaaatatttaaactcACAATCAAGGAAGTAATTGGGATGCTCTTTCTTGCTTATCCAATGCACAAAGTTAATAGCaatttctactttttctatttCCTAAATGTACTCAAATGTGCtatttttagtaataaaaaatgagtttaaaaaattagaagtatGAAAATTTCTGTCAATGCAGAAAtcataaaatgcattaaaatgaaTCATCACCTATATGGGCAGTAAGGTTCAGATCCCTTGAAGCCAATTGCTTTTGTCTTGGTTCCTGAGTTTTATTATGGGATTGTCAATAAAGAGGTTGTTTCTGATTTACACTATGACAATCTCCCAAGTACAGggacataaatatgtatgtatgtaaatgatatatgtaaatttttttcttcaggtaGACAATTATTCCAGGGAAGTACCTCTTTAGATTCTTCAGAATCACTCACTTCAGAGGGCTCCTTTGATTCCATTTGCTGATAAAGTCCCATTAAGATTCCCCCCATGTGGTTCTCAACCAGTAGGGATGCCCTTGGTATTGAAGAGGCTGAAGATCTACTTCAGTACTGCCTGCAAGACAGCAGTATCCTAGGCTTTCTATAGCTGACTTCTTAGGGAATCTGAAGTTGGTCCTGTCCTTTAGACATAGCCAAAAGGACATTCTTCTGATTTCATACAAAACAGTACATCTCCTGCTTGCTTAGATCATAAACTTGAGCCAGATCACACAAAGCTCAGGATGCacatgggctggagcagaaccaGGGCAACCACCTCAAATCAAATAGTCATGTTTGAATGACTAAGTTGAGAGACTGAACTTAAAATCCTGTAACTTTGTTCaacatttctttgccttttctcacGTAGTAAGTTTTACTGAACAAAAAGGTGGAAAATAGTAGAGCCTAAACTTACTTAGCAAAAGCAATTCTCTGAGACTTCAACTTTGCTAAATAACCTGTATAAAAGCGACGCTACAGAAAGCATACAAGCAGAAAAAGTAATGTAAGTTTCATGTTAAGTAACAATGTAGTCACATGGCAAATCTGGTTGTCAATTTAGTATGCTGTAGCCCTTATCTACATCAATTCACTAAGACTACACACACATCTACTCTCTAGTAGTGAATTCTCATTTGAATAGAAACAGCTGCTAGGTggaagaatttaaatttaaaaacaacttcACTATAGCTGAAGTGccaaattaaaaattatgtatgtatgcatgtatatacatatgtaagtgtgtgtgtgtgtgtgttctctctcCCCTCAGAAAGCGATACGAAACCCTGACGTAGGGTATactgtttaatatttttgaaatgattatTTCTCTGGTCTCCCTAAAAATCTTCACCTATTCTGAATGTACTCACACAATCTGGTGAGTTGGCAGctatatgaaaatatgaaatttcaAAATACGATAAAAGGGAGGTAGCTAATAAAACTTGGcgatctttttttattattattttagattaGAGCAGGTAGCCTCCCTTCAATGTTTTGCAAAGATGAAAACTCAACTTTGaagcaaaatgaacaaaattatacatttacTACAATCACCTACAATTTGACTTACACAACACCACAAAAAGACATCTAACAAACGTTTTTCTACTTATCTTTTTACTTGTGTTATAACAGCTGGCtatgttgaatatattttcagaatACATTTGTTAACCATTTGATAAACATACTAAGCCAAATAACACAAATAACAGCAATTACCTTTTTATCTAATAACTGTACCAATCACTGTAGGAAGATACAACCGAAGGGGAAGTATGGGATCATTCATGACGCACTGCAAAGGTATTACACTTTAGTCCTAAGAATGATCTGAGGGTGCAGAAAGAGGTGACTCTCTAGAAGGTGACCCAGGGTTTTCTTCAGGTGGAAAAACTGTAAGAGTACAAGCTCGAATGCCACCAAGTGACTCTGGAAGGTCAAAAACTTTATGCCACTCATCCTTTTCTGGGTCATATTTCTGGACAATTTCTACCATACAACGATTATTCCAAGAATATCCACCTACAacatagattttattttcaaagacagcAACTCCAACATCACTTTGACCTCTTAACATGGCAGCAATTGGTGTCCATTGGTCAAGGGTTGGTGAATAGTATTCACAGCTTAGAACATCATCATAATCACTTGTTCCTCTGAAGTGATTGCCACCAATGACGTAGAGCTTGTCTCCAACTGTACACATGCAATGCAGACCTCTGACTGTAGTCATTGGAGCCTTCTGTGTCCATTTGTCTGTATCGGGGTCAAAGCACATGAGCTCATTTTGGAAGGTGTCATGAGTAATTCCTCCTGAAATATACATTAAGCCTCCATACACTGTTCCAGCATGGCCGTAGTGGGGTTCACTCATTTTTGCAACATAGCTCCACTCATTCATTCTTGGATTGTAACATTCTACTGTGGCCAGTTCACCAGCTGCACTTCTCCCACCAACCGCATACAAGTGTCCTTTGAGAGCACTTAAGTGGAAAAATGTGCGCTTTTCATTTAATGATGCAACCTGCATCCACTTATTATACCGAGGATCAAATCTGAAAACTGTATCTACAGCAGTTTTTCCTTTTGTATCATAATTACTCTGACCACCAACGACATAAAGAAAGTTTCCAATGACAGCAATGCCATGTTGGTAACGAGGCGCATCCATGGGGGCTAAAGATCTCCACTCTTGAGCCCTTTCATCATACATGCGTAATTCTTTACTGACAACCAGCTGCTGCCTCAAAACCCCTCCTAATGTAACCAAGTGAGTCGAGTCAGATCGAATAGCAGTTCTATCTGACTGCATCACTGGCTGCATATATGGCATCATTTGGTAATTGCTAGCTTCCAAAAGCAAATTCACACAGGTATTGTCTGTTCTCATGAAATCTACTGTCTGCACATAATTGATGAGGTCCTGTGGTGTCATCAGTGGGAAACGAATATTCTTCATTAATTTTGCAGCATAATCCATCCGGGGGTCTTCCAACCTTAGCCAGCGACAGGCAGCCTTGAAGAGCTCAAGCTCAGTACAGTGCTTAAGACTATTGCTGGAAAGCACAAAGGCAAGCCGTTCAAAAGGGAGCTTTAGAAACTCCCCAGTACCCAACAATGCAGGAAAATTCTTCAGAATGAAATTATTGACATATTTATCTACTTCTATAAGATTGTAGGTGTTGGCAATTCGTCCAACTTCAACACAGTTATCTAAAGAGACTCCTGAAATAAGAAATACTTTACAGAAGTCTAAAACAGGTAAAATTTGTAAAAAGCTGGCAGCTTCAAGTGTGTCCTGAAGATTGTCCATATTAAGAGAAAGTTTTGcagtatatataaaatcaattatttttttcagacCAACTTTGTTAACCCCATGAAGCTTAATGCACATTAAATCTTGTTCTTTCATTCCACCTGTGAACATAGCCTTGAAATAATCACTAGCAGACGCCATCATAGCTCGATGAACCGGGAAGATTTCATCTCCATCACCTGGCACCAGGGTCACATCACAAAGCAACCCTTCTATTCTAAGCTGATCAAAGCCTTGCAATACCACCGAACTGTGAGTATTGCTGGTGAAAAAACGTGTAGTTCCTGCCTTACAAGGCTGTAAATGGGCAGAGACGCCCATTTCACCGTTACCAAGAGACACTTTCATGTGAAAGCCTTCCTCTTGCACAAAGATGTATTCCGGACAGAGGTTTCTGAAAGCTTTAAAGGAAACGAGGATGTCCCAAGAGCGAGAGAGCTCGCTTTCCTTATCAAGGGCAAACAGTCACTCAGAACACACCAGTCAACCACTGAAAACTGTTCTGCGGCCGTACCACAAAGGGCTACAGACCTCAAATCGGATTATTAAGCGGACGATTCATCACCTGAAGGCAGTTAAGGGACCCGGTTCACCTCGTCCGGCCTGCGCGGCTGCTCCTCCCGCAGTTCTGCTCCGGGCCAAGGGGGAGGTGCCGCCACGTCCTGAGGCTCCGTGGCTCGCTCGGCGGCGAGGCCCGGCACCTCAGAGAGCGGCCCGCTG encodes:
- the KLHL9 gene encoding kelch-like protein 9, which codes for MKVSLGNGEMGVSAHLQPCKAGTTRFFTSNTHSSVVLQGFDQLRIEGLLCDVTLVPGDGDEIFPVHRAMMASASDYFKAMFTGGMKEQDLMCIKLHGVNKVGLKKIIDFIYTAKLSLNMDNLQDTLEAASFLQILPVLDFCKVFLISGVSLDNCVEVGRIANTYNLIEVDKYVNNFILKNFPALLGTGEFLKLPFERLAFVLSSNSLKHCTELELFKAACRWLRLEDPRMDYAAKLMKNIRFPLMTPQDLINYVQTVDFMRTDNTCVNLLLEASNYQMMPYMQPVMQSDRTAIRSDSTHLVTLGGVLRQQLVVSKELRMYDERAQEWRSLAPMDAPRYQHGIAVIGNFLYVVGGQSNYDTKGKTAVDTVFRFDPRYNKWMQVASLNEKRTFFHLSALKGHLYAVGGRSAAGELATVECYNPRMNEWSYVAKMSEPHYGHAGTVYGGLMYISGGITHDTFQNELMCFDPDTDKWTQKAPMTTVRGLHCMCTVGDKLYVIGGNHFRGTSDYDDVLSCEYYSPTLDQWTPIAAMLRGQSDVGVAVFENKIYVVGGYSWNNRCMVEIVQKYDPEKDEWHKVFDLPESLGGIRACTLTVFPPEENPGSPSRESPLSAPSDHS